The Numida meleagris isolate 19003 breed g44 Domestic line chromosome 18, NumMel1.0, whole genome shotgun sequence genome segment AGGTTGCGACTTATGGGGCTGGGGTTTGCGATCTGTCCCTCACAGACTGAGGTAGTGCTAATGCCAGCTCTGGCCTGGCAGAACTGGTTAATCTGGTGCACAATGCTGCTCAGGTCCGGTGGCTGGTTCTGCTGCAGGGTGGCAGCCATAGAGAGGGGAATGGTTGAGGTAGACACGGTCACATTCGGCGGCGCGTCCGCATCCGGCATCTTTCTGCTTCCATGTAAACCCGGCTGCAGCAAAGGGTTCGGGgggggctgcagagcctggtGCGCCATGGGCTGAGGGTGCTGCAAGCCCTGAGGCTGCTGCATGTTCGGAGGGTGCGGCAGCGCCTGCGGCTGAGGAATCCCCTGAGGGTGCGGTAAGCTTTGTGGCTGTGGTATACCCTGAGGGTGCTGCAAAGTCTGGGGCTGCGGGATGCTCTGGGGGTGCGGCAAAGTCTGTGCATGCTGGAGAGCCTGCTGGCGAGCAAGCGCCTGGGGGTGGGTTAAAGTGCTCGGTGCAACGTATGGGGTGGAAGGGGGATTCATCATCGCTTCCGGCAGCAGGCGTGTGCGCGTCCCGTCAAAGTCCTTGATAATTCCTTTCGCTGGAGACTTGACGATGGCCAGGAGGCCGGTTTTCGTGGTGGCCTGAGACGGGTAAGGACTGTACCTCTGGCCCGAAGTATCGAGTCCGTTCACAGTACGGCGTATGTGTTTCCGCTGGGGAACCTTGACACTGTTTGGAAAAATTTTTATAGTCAGTGGATTGTTGGCGACCTTCTTAGCATAGGCATCCAATTCTGCTGGGGTAGGATACTGTGCagatctcattttctgtgtagTGTCCCCTGCGGAGAAAGGAAAGGCGTCAGCAGCGAACATGAGGAGCAAGGGACCAACCCTAGGGCACGACGGGCACGCGGCGAGGGGAGGAACGCCCTGGGGAGCCGGGAGGGGAGAGCTCCATCTCCCCACACCACCAGCTGTCCACCAGAAACCTCATTCCCTTTGTTACCTGAAGACCGACACGACCCCGATTCAACGTCAGGCCAAAAAATCTGCCCCAGGGAGCAGACCCGGGGTTTGATCAGTGTTTTCGGCCACGCCGCCTCAAGGCTGCAGTATTTACCACCATTCATCTATATCCTCTTTAATTTAAGGCCTCCCCACCCCTCTTCAAGCCGCTCGTCGCATCTTCAGGGTGTCATTCAGGAATCAGAAAGCGGTGAACGAAACCTCACGCTCCTGTAATGCCAAAGTGGGAGCTGCACAAAGCACTTCGGCTCAAGCCTCCATTTAAGCCCGAGTTCTTTTCTAGCTGCTGCCACCCAGAAGCACCGAGTGCCTTTTTGTCCATTAGGGACTTTGTCAGTCCCAGTTCAGCAAATGGAAGGCAGCTACACGCACGTTCCTTCACGGCTTGCCattatttcttcagctgaacGCCCAGTGTGGCACCTTGCTAGGGCAGCATCCCACAGTCAGATGGCGACATCGGGTCAGTGCCTCACAGGATAAAAAACCACGCTTCTGGAGCAAAGGCTCCTGGAGACAGAGGTGTGGTTTCATGGCTGTGCTTCACCAGCTACCCACCTTGCCTACAAGCTCCACGTGCTTTTGGAAAGAACTTCAGAGGTGCGGGGAAGCGCGTGTGCCTCTCTGCCTCCCATTCTGAGCATAGCTGGCCTGTACCCCGACCACCGCCCTACGAGACTACTACTTCAGAATTGGTTTTGTAACCTTCAGATAACATCTCACAGCTTCCACAACCCCGTTTTGCTTTCGCCTTtctcccccccccacctcacAAAcacttcactggaaaaaaacacccaccCTTCTTGCTAAACTCAGCGTCCCCATGCCACCTACTGCTCCTCCAAGTGCGTGCCAGCCCCCACCCGGCCCTCTGACCCACGGTGATGCGAGTGCTCCACGCCCCCAGGCGAGCAGTGCTCCCTTTTGTACATCCACCTCTGAT includes the following:
- the FAM222B gene encoding protein FAM222B isoform X1; translated protein: MLACLPGPGDLSFQLLSYTQMNTGLQKWDTTQKMRSAQYPTPAELDAYAKKVANNPLTIKIFPNSVKVPQRKHIRRTVNGLDTSGQRYSPYPSQATTKTGLLAIVKSPAKGIIKDFDGTRTRLLPEAMMNPPSTPYVAPSTLTHPQALARQQALQHAQTLPHPQSIPQPQTLQHPQGIPQPQSLPHPQGIPQPQALPHPPNMQQPQGLQHPQPMAHQALQPPPNPLLQPGLHGSRKMPDADAPPNVTVSTSTIPLSMAATLQQNQPPDLSSIVHQINQFCQARAGISTTSVCEGQIANPSPISRNLLINASTRVSTHNVPTPMPSCVVNPVDHAAAAIPSASVNVPMVNINRVPPAYQNEIKSVAWNQHQLAHLQQMCGDAAGPAALAGKHAPREMAGQSFPGKTSGYPQELCMGQSFGLKPPIEKPTPSPPVNGLQGPLPYTNGHYFQPMWNNILPTPNSDSSGSQDLAMPFHGGQPAGAPLDCAGGPHYRAGAGPSSQNNVMQTVDYLSGDFQQPCFRDQSVAVLGKVHRPPMNRAPEPSDSRNLHIQHPGYR
- the FAM222B gene encoding protein FAM222B isoform X2 gives rise to the protein MRSAQYPTPAELDAYAKKVANNPLTIKIFPNSVKVPQRKHIRRTVNGLDTSGQRYSPYPSQATTKTGLLAIVKSPAKGIIKDFDGTRTRLLPEAMMNPPSTPYVAPSTLTHPQALARQQALQHAQTLPHPQSIPQPQTLQHPQGIPQPQSLPHPQGIPQPQALPHPPNMQQPQGLQHPQPMAHQALQPPPNPLLQPGLHGSRKMPDADAPPNVTVSTSTIPLSMAATLQQNQPPDLSSIVHQINQFCQARAGISTTSVCEGQIANPSPISRNLLINASTRVSTHNVPTPMPSCVVNPVDHAAAAIPSASVNVPMVNINRVPPAYQNEIKSVAWNQHQLAHLQQMCGDAAGPAALAGKHAPREMAGQSFPGKTSGYPQELCMGQSFGLKPPIEKPTPSPPVNGLQGPLPYTNGHYFQPMWNNILPTPNSDSSGSQDLAMPFHGGQPAGAPLDCAGGPHYRAGAGPSSQNNVMQTVDYLSGDFQQPCFRDQSVAVLGKVHRPPMNRAPEPSDSRNLHIQHPGYR